From Mustela nigripes isolate SB6536 chromosome 13, MUSNIG.SB6536, whole genome shotgun sequence, one genomic window encodes:
- the BBS4 gene encoding Bardet-Biedl syndrome 4 protein isoform X2, which translates to MAEERRAMRTPFPASAESRKPRLKKGQEFPILEKQNWLIHLHYIRKDYEACKAVIKEQLQETQGLCEYAIYVQALIFRLEGNIQESLELFQTCAVLSPQCADNLKQVARSLFLLGKHKAATEVYNEAAKLNQKDWEICHNLGVCYIYLKQFSKAQEQLHNALHLNRHDLTYIMLGKIHLLEGDLDKAIEIYKKAVEFSPENTELLTTLGLLYLQLGIYQKAFEHLGNALTYDPTNYKAILAAGSMMQTHGDFDVALTKYRVVACAVPESPPLWNNIGMCFFGKKKYVAAISCLKRANYLAPFDWKILYNLGLVHLTMQQYASAFHFLSAAINLQPKMGELYMLLAVALTNLEDPENAKRAYAEAVRLDKCNPLVNLNYAVLLYNQGEKKGALAQYQEMEKKVNLLKDSSSLEFDSEMVEMAQKLGAALQVGEALVWTKPVKDTKSKHRTTSASKAGGFQQPLGSNQALGQAMSSAAAHRKLPSGAGGVSQLSKPPSLPLEPEPTTEAHPTEASAQIREK; encoded by the exons gcTGTTATCAAAGAGCAGCTTCAGGAGACTCAGGGCTTATGTGAATATGCTATCTATGTCCAAG CATTAATATTTCGCTTGGAAGGAAACATCCAAGAATCTCTAGAACTCTTTCAGACGTGTGCTGTTCTCAGCCCTCAGTGTGCCGATAACCTCAAGCAGGTGGCCAGATCTTT ATTTCTTTTGGGAAAACATAAAGCTGCTACTGAAGTCTATAATGAAGCAGCTAAACTTAACCAGAAAGATTGG GAGATCTGTCACAATCTGGGAGTCTGCTACATTTATCTGAAACAGTTCAGTAAG GCACAAGAGCAGCTGCACAATGCCCTCCATCTTAACAGGCACGATCTGACTTACATAATGCTGGGGAAGATCCACTTGCTAGAGGGGGACTTGGACAAGGCCATCGAAATCTACAAGAAGGCAGTAGA GTTCTCGCCAGAAAATACGGAACTTCTCACAACTTTAGGACTACTCTATTTACAG CTCGGCATTTACCAGAAGGCATTTGAACACCTTGGAAATGCACTGACTTACGACCCTACCAACTACAAG GCCATCTTGGCGGCAGGCAGCATGATGCAGACCCATGGGGACTTTGATGTTGCCCTCACGAAATACAGAGTTGTAGCTTGCGCTGTTCCAGAAAGTCCTCCACTCTGGAATAACATTGGAATGTGTTTCTTTGGCAAGAAGAAATATGTGGCA gcTATCAGCTGCCTGAAGCGAGCCAACTACTTGGCTCCCTTCGATTGGAAGATTCTGTATAATTTGGGCCTTGTCCACCTGACTATGCAGCAGTATGCGTCGGCTTTCCATTTCCTCAGCGCAGCCATCAATCTCCAGCCAAAGATGGGGGAGCTCTACATGCTCTTGGCTG TGGCTCTGACGAACCTGGAAGATCCGGAGAATGCCAAGAGAGCCTACGCAGAAGCCGTCCGCCTGGACAA GTGTAACCCCTTAGTAAACCTGAACTATGCCGTGCTGCTGTACAACCAGGGCGAGAAGAAGGGGGCCCTGGCCCAGTaccaggagatggagaagaaagtcAACCTGCTCAAGGACAGCAGCTCTCTGGAGTTTGACTCTGAG ATGGTAGAAATGGCCCAGAAACTGGGAGCTGCTCTCCAAGTCGGGGAGGCACTAGTCTGGACGAAACCAGTTAAAGATACCAAGTCAAAGCACCGAACCACTTCAGCCAGCAAAGCTGGTGGTTTCCAGCAGCCTCTGGGCTCTAATCAAGCTCTGGGCCAGGCGATGTCTTCAGCAGCTGCACACAGGAAGCTCCCCTCAG GTGCAGGAGGAGTCTCCCAGCTCTCAAAGCCACCATCTCTACCTCTGGAACCAGAGCCCACTACGGAAGCACATCCAACGGAAGCGTCAgcacaaataagagaaaaatag
- the BBS4 gene encoding Bardet-Biedl syndrome 4 protein isoform X3: MQGWIPGRQDHDLRRRQRLNPLNHPGQEFPILEKQNWLIHLHYIRKDYEACKAVIKEQLQETQGLCEYAIYVQALIFRLEGNIQESLELFQTCAVLSPQCADNLKQVARSLFLLGKHKAATEVYNEAAKLNQKDWEICHNLGVCYIYLKQFSKAQEQLHNALHLNRHDLTYIMLGKIHLLEGDLDKAIEIYKKAVEFSPENTELLTTLGLLYLQLGIYQKAFEHLGNALTYDPTNYKAILAAGSMMQTHGDFDVALTKYRVVACAVPESPPLWNNIGMCFFGKKKYVAAISCLKRANYLAPFDWKILYNLGLVHLTMQQYASAFHFLSAAINLQPKMGELYMLLAVALTNLEDPENAKRAYAEAVRLDKCNPLVNLNYAVLLYNQGEKKGALAQYQEMEKKVNLLKDSSSLEFDSEMVEMAQKLGAALQVGEALVWTKPVKDTKSKHRTTSASKAGGFQQPLGSNQALGQAMSSAAAHRKLPSGAGGVSQLSKPPSLPLEPEPTTEAHPTEASAQIREK, translated from the exons gcTGTTATCAAAGAGCAGCTTCAGGAGACTCAGGGCTTATGTGAATATGCTATCTATGTCCAAG CATTAATATTTCGCTTGGAAGGAAACATCCAAGAATCTCTAGAACTCTTTCAGACGTGTGCTGTTCTCAGCCCTCAGTGTGCCGATAACCTCAAGCAGGTGGCCAGATCTTT ATTTCTTTTGGGAAAACATAAAGCTGCTACTGAAGTCTATAATGAAGCAGCTAAACTTAACCAGAAAGATTGG GAGATCTGTCACAATCTGGGAGTCTGCTACATTTATCTGAAACAGTTCAGTAAG GCACAAGAGCAGCTGCACAATGCCCTCCATCTTAACAGGCACGATCTGACTTACATAATGCTGGGGAAGATCCACTTGCTAGAGGGGGACTTGGACAAGGCCATCGAAATCTACAAGAAGGCAGTAGA GTTCTCGCCAGAAAATACGGAACTTCTCACAACTTTAGGACTACTCTATTTACAG CTCGGCATTTACCAGAAGGCATTTGAACACCTTGGAAATGCACTGACTTACGACCCTACCAACTACAAG GCCATCTTGGCGGCAGGCAGCATGATGCAGACCCATGGGGACTTTGATGTTGCCCTCACGAAATACAGAGTTGTAGCTTGCGCTGTTCCAGAAAGTCCTCCACTCTGGAATAACATTGGAATGTGTTTCTTTGGCAAGAAGAAATATGTGGCA gcTATCAGCTGCCTGAAGCGAGCCAACTACTTGGCTCCCTTCGATTGGAAGATTCTGTATAATTTGGGCCTTGTCCACCTGACTATGCAGCAGTATGCGTCGGCTTTCCATTTCCTCAGCGCAGCCATCAATCTCCAGCCAAAGATGGGGGAGCTCTACATGCTCTTGGCTG TGGCTCTGACGAACCTGGAAGATCCGGAGAATGCCAAGAGAGCCTACGCAGAAGCCGTCCGCCTGGACAA GTGTAACCCCTTAGTAAACCTGAACTATGCCGTGCTGCTGTACAACCAGGGCGAGAAGAAGGGGGCCCTGGCCCAGTaccaggagatggagaagaaagtcAACCTGCTCAAGGACAGCAGCTCTCTGGAGTTTGACTCTGAG ATGGTAGAAATGGCCCAGAAACTGGGAGCTGCTCTCCAAGTCGGGGAGGCACTAGTCTGGACGAAACCAGTTAAAGATACCAAGTCAAAGCACCGAACCACTTCAGCCAGCAAAGCTGGTGGTTTCCAGCAGCCTCTGGGCTCTAATCAAGCTCTGGGCCAGGCGATGTCTTCAGCAGCTGCACACAGGAAGCTCCCCTCAG GTGCAGGAGGAGTCTCCCAGCTCTCAAAGCCACCATCTCTACCTCTGGAACCAGAGCCCACTACGGAAGCACATCCAACGGAAGCGTCAgcacaaataagagaaaaatag